In the genome of Methanococcoides burtonii DSM 6242, the window ATCATTATTCCTTCCCTTACAATTATACTAGCTGAGCTTTCGTTATTCTTTGGATATACAAAGCTCTCTACATGGGTGCATATTATTTTGCTGGTGGTACTGACCTTATCGACCATTGTTATCAATGATGCGGACACTCAGTATCTTTTCCGTGCTTTCATCCTACTTTCCCTGTTGCGTATATTGAACCTGTCGATGCCGGTGTTCTTTGATCTGACATTATACTCTTATGTGTTCATATATGCGCCCCTTTTAATTCCTATCTATGTTCTGGTGAAGGACCAGGGGCTTGATATGAAATCTCTGGGTATGGTAAGGTCCATCAGGTATTATGAATTACCTCTTGCTCTGCTGGTAGGTCTGATCATTGCATTAGGTGAGTTCATGATCATCAAACCGGGTTATCTTATTCCGGACCTTTCATTTTTCAATTTGCTTAAGATCTCAATTGTGATGATAATTTTTGTAGGTTTCTTTGAAGAGATCATTTTCAGGTCGATACTGCAAACAAAACTGGAGTCGATGATAGGTAAATATCAGGGACTTTTTCTTGCAAGTATCCTTTTCGGTGTCATGCACTCCGGATATGGTACGCTTTATGAGATGCTCTTCACTGCGTTTGCGGGATTGGTGCTGGGATATATGTATCAGAGAAGCCGAAGTCTATTTTTAGTTAGCATTACTCACGGTTTTGTTAATGTGTTCCTTTTCGGAGTTCTGCCCCATCTGGCATGATCTGATCTTATGGGGCAGTTGGCTGGAACCTTAATGTTGTTTGTTTTTCAGTGTTCGTTCTCATTCTGGGAAAGCTACGATTGTCTACTATCCATCCCAAGTTTGACAGTTTATAAAAATTTATGTTAATTAATGTTATGTAAAAACTATAATTTGTGATATATTCTTATTTTAGTTACAGATTGGGCAAACATTGATGGAAAATAAGCAAAATACCACATAAATTAACATTAATTTTTATAAACTGTCAAACTTGGGATCCATATGTCAATTAGGGCCTATCATGAATGGGATCCAGGCAATTCTCCCTGTTCGAAGGCTGTAGCTTCTAAAAACGTTGGGCTCAACGATGTTGATAAAACATCAGTTCAGAGGAGTTGTTAAAGAACAAAAAAAAGAATGCAAGGTATGATCGAAGTATGCCTTCAATCAGATTATCTCTGCAACTTTGAAGATAACAATTCCTGCAAAAGCAACCAATAGTGGGAATATGCTCATGTTGAGGGATGCACAAACTGAACTCTTCCAGTATTTGGATGCGGACAGTATCTCTTTTGCGGACAGTAAGAATATAAGTGCTACCACTGCAAGTACTCCATATTCAGGCAACCCAATGCCTGTTGTCATTGATAACGCAGTAGATGATGCTGCGCTTGTAGTTGAAATTATGCTTGTAAGCATTATATATCGTCTCCCTTTACCAGTTGGATAATCGTTTGTATCATATATATACCTTTTTAAACTTTGTAGGTGTTCTCAAATAAAAAAGATCATGGTGATCTCTTTCGTTCATTATTTGTTCCTTTTTCGCCTTGCCAGCAGCAGGAGCCCGAGTAATAATGCCGGTGCTATTGCTCCTATCAGTTTTGTTTTGGAAATTTTTTCCAGGACACTACTCTCCGGGCCTGTTTCAGGTATGCCGGAAGTTTGTGGTATTTCTTCATCCACTACTGCATTCAATGGCTCATCTACGGCCTTCTTTGGTTCTTCAGGGGTGAACAGGTCCCTTATAAAGGCCTTCCCGAATGAGTGTCCTTTTCCATTTTGGCTTTGTCCTACATCGACCCCTCCAATAGCGTATGTGGAGAAATGAGTGACCTTTGCCCAGATGTAGTTCTCTGTGGTGTTGTGACCGGTATCAAGGCAGAATGATGGGTTTCCTGATCCTTCCAGTGGGACCCAGGTGGTATTGTTCTCATCATACCAGTAGATCTTCAGGTTATTCTCATCCATTCCTTTCAGGTCACTGTCCTCATAATTGATGAATATGTAGGCGTATCCCATAGCTTTGCTGAGGTTGACATTCTCTTTGAAGGTAACAAATCCAACAGGGGTGTCAAAGAGTGGGTTCGAGATATCTTTTGGTAATGGTCTCTGTTTTTTGATCTGTAACATGCCTGCTTCAAGACTTTGGTTCAGGCCGATGGTGACACGGATCTTGTTCTTTGTGTCATTGATTGTGATCTCATCACCCGGACCTCCTGAGATGTTCATTCCCAGGTCAGTGATGTAGATTTCATCCTGCTCAAAAGCAACCATGTTGTAGCCGGAGGTGACTCCTGTGAACACAAGGTAATCCCCTTCGGAAAGGCCGGTTGTATTTGCATAGAGGGTCGCATTGGTACCATATACTGCATTGTATGCCACGGATATGTTGTCCGCTCCGAATATATCGGTCAGACGTTCCTCTACATCTGAGCCATCAATATCGTTCTTTGACATTCCCACGAGGTCGAAGCCATCTATTATGGGGATGCTGTTCATGAACACATCTATCCCATCTTTGGTTCCATCGAAATCAAAGCGGACATCGGTGGTATAAGCGCTTTCCTTTATGAGTATGGCACCGTAGGTGTAGGTCTTGTCAGGTGCATCTTCCACTGTGATGTCGAGCTGGACATCCTTGCTGTTGCGGGTGATCTTCAGATCAGCCTTGTGGTCCAGGACCTCGAAGGCAGTGGCGGAGAGCACTATGTTCTCTTCAGTTATGTCATCGGCGAGGATGATGATTATTCCATATGAGCCGGGTGTCATGTCTGTATAGGTCATTGACATGTCCCCGCTGGCATCAAGCAATACTCCTTCTGTTGCCCGGGAGTTGTCATAGATGGCCTGAGCACTTGCGGAATTCCCTTGCATGGCATCATCAAGAACGTGTTTCAGGTCCACTATGGATGAGTTGAAAAGATACACGTCCACTTCCCGGCTGGCAAAATAGCCGGAGCCGTGGAATGTGAAGGATACATCGTCAAGTCCGTTCTTTGCTACGTACATCTGATGGGTATCGTATGGATAGCTCATCACATGGTCTATGTTATTCTCCACGTTGAGATCGACCGTAATGTTCCGTCCTTTTATGATCGCGTTCTTGCTGCTTATTCCGTTATAGGTGAAAGTGAAGGGTGAGGGTACTTTAAAGGCATTCCCGCCGCTAAGGCTTATCCAGTTACCTTCTGCCGGATCATCATGATCGGCAAAACTGACGTGTTGCTCACCGATGCTTATTTCCATTATATACTCATCATTCGTGGTATTTGCAGATACCACTGTAATGAATGAGAATGTGATCAATAAGGCTAAAATTAAAGTTATTCCAGTGCATAATCTGCTCATACATACCACCTTTTCGACATGCTCCGTTCACTTCTCCTGGAACGTACCACTATCTTTAATATTATCAACTATTTTTTACATTGTTGTTCTGTTAGTTATTAATGGTTTCGACTGGAAATATTTCAATTGAACGCTGTCAATCCTCTGCAGAACAAGTGTCTTTTCTGTAGCCCTCATTTCCTGAAGGTGGACTTCAGGAGCAGGGCATCGTCCTTCAGGTTCGGAATTTCACAGATGACAAGCCCTTTCACGTCGAACTTCCGAAATGCTTCCATCAGGTTGGTGTGATCAAGGTCGGACTCCTGAATGATCAGGTGGTTCTTTTCCCCTCTATCCCCATAGGCTATGCCGGATATGTGGCAGTGCATGTTCTCCAGTCCCTTCCCTGCCAAGAGCACTTTCAACGCTCTCAAGGAAACTACGGAATTCCTCTATAGTATTATACTCTCCGCAGCTGCGTGCGTGCAGATGTGAGAAGTCTATGCAGGGCATTACCCCCTCGATGGCTGTCGCCATCATCAGGGTCTCTTCCAGACTGCCGAACTGTGTCGCTTTGCCGGTGGTCTCCGGGCGCAGCACTAATCGATGCCCTCGTCTGCAAGTTCTTCGTAAAAGTGTCATTGCTAGATCAATGGATCAAGGATATCATCCGGTAGATACTGGTTCTGGCATCATCTTGTGACATCCTGCCATACTTCTCTATCCCTTCATCCGAATTATATGCTGAAGTGATACATTTTTCGAGAAATGGGTATTTTTCCATTAGTCTACCTAGTACGGAGATCTCTATCTGCTCCCCGCCATGATCGGGATCGATCAATGCAAGAACGTCTGCATAATCTTTTATTAGCTTTCCTGTCTCCCATTCAATATCATCACTTGTCCCATGAGCAATTCGATAATTGCGGTCCCATACGGCTTTCAATTTCAAAACAAGCAATGTTGCCCGGTTTGGTACTGCCATTTCGATCCCTCCCCGAATTTGCCTTGTTTCTGTGTTCCCGTTAAGAATGCTGAAATCTAAAGACATGTCCTTCCCTTCAAAAGGAAAGGGCTTTTGCCTGGTTGCAAAATCAATGATGACCGGACCTGCTTCAGTTTCCTTTTTTACACTCGTTGGTATCCCTGGTAGCTTATATGGTGTAAAATCACGATCATTTCGCAGGTGATGCATTAAGCTCTTTCGTGTACTTGCGTTCGTTATTAGGTCTATGTCGATGGATCCGTACCAGGAGTTGTATGAATCGACTGCCCAGCCACCAATGAGCACAGTGGTTGGATCCTCTCTTTCATCCTTTTCATGAAGGTAACGACCAATTACCTCCAATTCATCTATGGAATATCTGATAATATTACCCATATTTTCATATTGAGTCATATGTAGAAACCATTTCTTTTGTAATGTCCATTGTAGAATATCCCATTCCGGCCAGGTCAAGAAGTGTCTGCGAGGGTGATACGACCCTGATCCCCTCTTTTTTGCGGCTATCCTGAAATACGTCCCTGTCAGGCCTATAAACCACTGCTTTTATGGTATTTCCTGAATGGGACTCAAATAATTCCCGGAAATGGTCAAGATGTTCATCTTTCAGATATAAATAAACTGCATCATGTCTTACACCATAACCTGTGTAAAGTGACGCTGCAGTGTATGTTGTGAATCCCACAGGCATGTTATCCTGCATTGCAAAGGCTTCTGTAATCTCTCTTGCTGCATGCATGGACCCGCTGAACGGTATACGGATCTCATCGATCTTAAGATTTGCAAGCGGGCGTTCCCATGCAACGCCATTGAGCAGTTTGTCCACGTTTGAAATGCTCACGTGGTTGTAATCACGTTTCACAATATTCTGCCGCAGCAATGCCTGGACCGTTTTGTGTGCCCATCCATATGATACATTTTCGATAAGTGACAATTGGCGTATCGAGGTCTTTTTTTCTTTCAACAGACGGGATACAATTTTCCATGATCTGTCCGATGTGATCCGGTGGGTTTTGGATACGAACTGTTCATTGCTGCCGGGTTTGAATGTCCAGGGAAGTTTTAGCATAATGATACCCAATTGGTCCATTATCCGTTTTTCCCTTTCAGGAAATGATTT includes:
- a CDS encoding TIGR04279 domain-containing protein, whose product is MSRLCTGITLILALLITFSFITVVSANTTNDEYIMEISIGEQHVSFADHDDPAEGNWISLSGGNAFKVPSPFTFTYNGISSKNAIIKGRNITVDLNVENNIDHVMSYPYDTHQMYVAKNGLDDVSFTFHGSGYFASREVDVYLFNSSIVDLKHVLDDAMQGNSASAQAIYDNSRATEGVLLDASGDMSMTYTDMTPGSYGIIIILADDITEENIVLSATAFEVLDHKADLKITRNSKDVQLDITVEDAPDKTYTYGAILIKESAYTTDVRFDFDGTKDGIDVFMNSIPIIDGFDLVGMSKNDIDGSDVEERLTDIFGADNISVAYNAVYGTNATLYANTTGLSEGDYLVFTGVTSGYNMVAFEQDEIYITDLGMNISGGPGDEITINDTKNKIRVTIGLNQSLEAGMLQIKKQRPLPKDISNPLFDTPVGFVTFKENVNLSKAMGYAYIFINYEDSDLKGMDENNLKIYWYDENNTTWVPLEGSGNPSFCLDTGHNTTENYIWAKVTHFSTYAIGGVDVGQSQNGKGHSFGKAFIRDLFTPEEPKKAVDEPLNAVVDEEIPQTSGIPETGPESSVLEKISKTKLIGAIAPALLLGLLLLARRKRNK
- a CDS encoding CPBP family intramembrane glutamic endopeptidase gives rise to the protein MDPDIGSEDVALQNGRVKYFLNMEHLTIIIPSLTIILAELSLFFGYTKLSTWVHIILLVVLTLSTIVINDADTQYLFRAFILLSLLRILNLSMPVFFDLTLYSYVFIYAPLLIPIYVLVKDQGLDMKSLGMVRSIRYYELPLALLVGLIIALGEFMIIKPGYLIPDLSFFNLLKISIVMIIFVGFFEEIIFRSILQTKLESMIGKYQGLFLASILFGVMHSGYGTLYEMLFTAFAGLVLGYMYQRSRSLFLVSITHGFVNVFLFGVLPHLA